One stretch of Candidatus Bathyarchaeota archaeon DNA includes these proteins:
- a CDS encoding fructose-1,6-bisphosphatase, with product MVSWMKVNLRDHLGGVRTDLASLILKICEICDIISDGIAYRMGRAETRNIFEEFQTTLDIWADNLFIEELARTGLVRTLFSEEQRKPVRIDDYGVFDVAIDPVDGSSNLRSNNLVASIISIYEKRMPTRGRDQIASMYILYGPVTSMVYTVGEGVHEMLRTKEGFMLSRENLELPEPGELYSVGGLRKDWPPKIKAYIERLEGEGLKLRYGGSLVGDFNQILHYGGIYAYPTLISSPEGKLRLIFESNPVAYIVEQAGGSSSNGEKSILDIEPESLTQRTPTYLGNKGLIRRLEKDLKDSEK from the coding sequence TTGGTCTCATGGATGAAGGTAAATCTTAGAGATCATCTTGGAGGCGTTAGAACAGATTTAGCATCCCTAATCCTGAAGATATGCGAGATATGTGACATTATAAGCGATGGGATCGCATATCGGATGGGCAGGGCTGAGACAAGGAATATCTTCGAAGAGTTTCAGACAACCTTGGATATTTGGGCTGATAATCTCTTCATCGAGGAGTTGGCTCGAACAGGCCTTGTAAGAACCTTATTCTCTGAGGAGCAACGTAAACCGGTGAGAATAGATGATTATGGAGTCTTCGACGTAGCCATAGATCCTGTTGACGGATCCTCGAACCTACGTAGCAACAACCTGGTCGCATCGATAATCAGCATCTACGAAAAGAGGATGCCTACAAGGGGAAGAGATCAGATAGCCTCCATGTATATTCTATATGGGCCAGTGACTAGCATGGTCTATACAGTAGGGGAGGGAGTCCATGAAATGTTGAGGACAAAGGAAGGTTTCATGTTGAGCAGGGAGAATTTAGAGTTACCTGAGCCTGGAGAACTCTACAGTGTCGGAGGCTTGAGGAAGGATTGGCCTCCCAAAATCAAGGCTTACATTGAAAGGTTGGAGGGTGAAGGTTTGAAGTTGAGGTATGGAGGATCATTAGTCGGGGATTTCAACCAGATACTCCATTACGGTGGAATATATGCTTACCCAACTTTAATTAGCAGTCCTGAAGGAAAGTTGAGGCTGATCTTCGAGAGCAACCCGGTCGCATACATAGTTGAGCAGGCTGGAGGCTCATCGAGCAACGGTGAAAAATCAATATTGGACATTGAGCCTGAAAGTCTCACCCAGAGAACTCCGACATACCTCGGTAACAAAGGACTAATCAGAAGATTAGAGAAGGACCTGAAAGATTCGGAGAAGTAA
- a CDS encoding TIGR03560 family F420-dependent LLM class oxidoreductase: protein MKVRFGVQLWLEEFDLKGLRDAWCELEGMGFDSAWIYDHFYPMSKDTSLYIPEAWTVLPYLADATERIRLGVLVTCNSYRLPPILAKIAATVDVISGGRLEFGIGAGWHKIEYDAYGIPFPTARVRLKQLSEAVELIKKIWIQDKVSFKGKYYSVRDLVSYPKPLQKPHPPVMIGGKGYKLLRIAAEHADNVNLVNCTPEEYERRLNTFIKYCSEAGRDPGSITRSYHCNMIIGDKDEVKEKVMRFRHESCIPEIQSKSLDELFKIMIVGTPKECIDKIQDYVSRGMNYFIPHFPYPEDLKPQKTFMKEIAPSF, encoded by the coding sequence TTGAAGGTTAGGTTTGGAGTCCAACTCTGGCTTGAAGAATTCGACCTCAAAGGTTTGAGGGATGCTTGGTGTGAACTCGAAGGTATGGGATTCGACTCAGCCTGGATCTACGACCATTTCTACCCGATGTCCAAGGATACGAGCCTATATATACCTGAGGCTTGGACTGTCCTACCATATCTGGCTGATGCGACTGAACGGATCAGGCTAGGGGTCCTGGTCACATGCAACTCTTACAGGCTCCCACCTATCTTGGCAAAGATAGCAGCGACAGTAGACGTCATAAGTGGCGGCAGGTTAGAGTTCGGAATAGGGGCTGGATGGCATAAAATTGAGTATGACGCTTATGGTATACCATTCCCAACTGCAAGAGTAAGGTTGAAACAACTCTCTGAGGCTGTTGAGCTGATAAAGAAGATCTGGATTCAAGACAAGGTGAGTTTCAAAGGCAAATATTACTCAGTTAGAGACTTAGTCTCCTACCCAAAACCATTACAGAAGCCCCATCCCCCAGTGATGATAGGCGGCAAAGGCTACAAACTTTTGAGAATAGCAGCCGAACATGCAGACAATGTTAACTTGGTGAATTGCACACCTGAAGAGTATGAGAGGAGGCTCAACACTTTCATAAAGTATTGCTCAGAGGCTGGGAGGGACCCCGGAAGCATCACTAGGAGTTACCATTGCAATATGATAATCGGTGATAAGGATGAAGTTAAAGAGAAGGTTATGAGGTTTAGACATGAATCTTGCATCCCAGAGATCCAGAGCAAGAGTTTGGATGAGCTCTTCAAGATAATGATTGTTGGAACTCCCAAAGAATGTATCGATAAAATTCAGGATTACGTCAGCAGGGGTATGAACTATTTTATACCCCACTTCCCCTACCCTGAGGATCTGAAGCCTCAAAAGACCTTCATGAAGGAAATAGCCCCATCATTCTAG
- a CDS encoding glutamate racemase has product MSSRWKAIGMLDSGVGGLTIQREILNHLPNESTVYFGDTGRAPYGSKSMESILRFAEEGIKFLLNNYPVKLVVLACHTISAVAYEHLKRMVDVPLVEVVGPTVGLAMKATRNRRIGVIGTEALINSNIYKKKLEERGDVKVFPQPCPLLMPLSEEGWFKEPETYTIARKYVGPLVDEGIDTLILGCTHYPPLIDAIRMALPEHVELIDPAVAVAEETSRILRENNMTAEDDSPRHLYIVTDNPERFKRVGERYLGRSIYYIRLITL; this is encoded by the coding sequence TTGAGTAGTCGCTGGAAGGCTATAGGGATGCTGGATTCAGGTGTCGGCGGTCTGACTATTCAGAGAGAGATTCTAAACCATCTACCGAATGAGAGCACCGTGTATTTTGGAGACACTGGCAGGGCGCCCTACGGTTCGAAGAGTATGGAGAGCATTTTGAGGTTCGCCGAGGAGGGTATCAAGTTTCTCCTAAACAATTATCCTGTAAAACTTGTGGTTCTAGCTTGCCACACAATATCGGCTGTCGCCTATGAACATTTGAAGAGAATGGTCGATGTCCCTCTTGTCGAGGTTGTTGGACCTACTGTAGGCTTGGCTATGAAGGCGACTAGGAATCGCAGGATCGGGGTTATTGGAACAGAGGCCCTCATAAACAGCAACATTTACAAGAAGAAGCTTGAGGAGCGGGGAGATGTTAAGGTGTTCCCGCAGCCATGCCCATTACTGATGCCCCTCTCCGAGGAAGGATGGTTCAAGGAACCTGAAACCTACACGATCGCCAGGAAATATGTTGGGCCCCTCGTCGATGAGGGGATAGACACCTTGATACTGGGATGTACACATTACCCGCCGCTCATTGATGCTATAAGGATGGCTCTGCCTGAACATGTTGAATTGATAGATCCAGCTGTAGCTGTCGCTGAGGAGACCTCGAGAATCTTGAGAGAGAATAATATGACGGCTGAGGATGACTCACCAAGACACCTGTACATAGTTACAGATAATCCTGAAAGGTTCAAGAGGGTAGGTGAACGTTACTTAGGCCGATCCATATATTACATAAGGCTAATAACCCTATGA
- a CDS encoding alanyl-tRNA editing protein, translating to MSRLLYLEDPYLKECEAEVKTVKESKYIVLDQTVFYPKGGGQPNDTGIIIKEENVYSVVYVGKFSGETSHEVDKPGLNVGDRVLCRLDWERRYRLMRSHTSAHVLAAILCNRTGALITGNELSPDKVRFDFNLESFDREIFMNCVQEANLLFKKNIPVKTYELPREEALKIPGVIKMAEALPPATPRLRIVEIEGVDRQADGGTHVRNLSEVGEIMFLKAENKGRNNRRIYYKLIP from the coding sequence ATGAGCAGACTACTATACCTTGAAGACCCGTACCTGAAAGAGTGTGAGGCAGAGGTTAAGACGGTGAAAGAGTCAAAGTATATTGTTCTAGATCAAACCGTCTTCTATCCTAAAGGTGGGGGGCAACCCAACGACACTGGAATCATCATCAAAGAGGAAAATGTTTACTCAGTAGTCTATGTTGGAAAGTTTTCAGGCGAGACATCCCATGAGGTTGACAAGCCAGGCCTTAATGTTGGGGATAGGGTCCTGTGCAGGCTCGACTGGGAGAGAAGGTATAGGCTGATGAGGAGCCACACCTCAGCCCACGTATTGGCTGCGATACTATGCAACAGGACAGGAGCCCTGATAACAGGGAACGAGCTATCCCCCGACAAGGTTAGATTTGACTTCAACCTAGAAAGCTTCGACAGAGAGATATTCATGAACTGTGTCCAAGAAGCCAACCTTCTATTCAAAAAGAATATTCCAGTAAAGACCTATGAGCTTCCAAGGGAGGAAGCTCTCAAGATTCCTGGGGTGATAAAGATGGCTGAAGCTCTTCCACCAGCTACCCCTAGGCTCAGAATAGTTGAGATTGAAGGCGTCGATAGGCAGGCTGATGGAGGAACACACGTCCGAAATTTGAGCGAGGTGGGTGAGATAATGTTTCTGAAAGCAGAGAACAAGGGGAGAAACAATAGGCGAATCTACTATAAACTTATACCTTGA
- a CDS encoding sugar ABC transporter permease: protein MPGFRDWFRVPEKFKTLLILPVQIVMNFTAIIPFALVWYIGMTNWSPQFVGGDWWRADFIGPYNFVLAVRDELFLNAIARTLLISAICVPTEFLLGFTLAYVLSGNFVGKRFFTLVAVVPMMVVPAAGGWIFYLMFIETGPVNGLLSIISGHKVMIPFMNDPFWAMIAIMLADIWQWTPFIFLIMTAALLGLPPEPINAAYVLGATKWYTFRRVVLPMLKRPIMIAVILRAIESLKIFDYPYMMTRGGPGYATQTITMNLYESGFKYLKYGLTNAQCLIIFIACIIVAWYAVKPLRAAQRGG from the coding sequence ATGCCAGGTTTCAGAGACTGGTTCAGAGTACCTGAAAAATTCAAGACTCTACTGATCTTACCAGTTCAGATAGTTATGAACTTCACGGCGATAATACCCTTCGCACTCGTGTGGTATATTGGAATGACCAATTGGAGCCCACAATTCGTAGGTGGAGACTGGTGGCGAGCAGACTTCATAGGACCATACAACTTCGTCTTAGCAGTAAGGGATGAACTATTCTTAAACGCAATTGCTAGAACACTACTCATCTCCGCTATATGTGTACCGACAGAATTTCTACTTGGATTCACATTAGCCTATGTATTGAGTGGGAACTTCGTTGGAAAGAGATTTTTCACTTTGGTCGCAGTAGTTCCGATGATGGTTGTGCCAGCCGCGGGAGGTTGGATATTCTACCTCATGTTTATTGAGACCGGCCCAGTGAACGGCTTGTTAAGCATAATATCGGGGCATAAGGTGATGATTCCTTTCATGAACGATCCATTCTGGGCTATGATTGCTATTATGCTCGCTGATATCTGGCAGTGGACACCATTCATATTTCTGATAATGACAGCGGCCCTCCTAGGTTTGCCACCAGAACCTATCAATGCAGCATATGTCCTAGGAGCTACGAAATGGTACACCTTCAGAAGAGTGGTTCTGCCAATGTTGAAGAGACCGATAATGATAGCGGTGATTCTCAGGGCCATTGAAAGCCTCAAAATCTTCGACTATCCATACATGATGACGAGGGGCGGTCCAGGATATGCTACCCAAACGATAACAATGAACCTTTATGAGTCAGGATTCAAATATCTAAAATATGGCCTGACAAATGCGCAGTGCCTCATAATATTTATTGCATGTATAATTGTAGCATGGTACGCAGTGAAGCCTTTGAGGGCTGCGCAGAGGGGGGGTTGA